In Thermomonas carbonis, a single genomic region encodes these proteins:
- a CDS encoding pilus assembly protein PilM encodes MGLVTKTQPPLIGVDISSTAVKLLQLARTGDRYRVEHYAVEPLPPNAVVEKNLVEVEAVGEAIRRAVARSGSRIKHAAAAVSGSSVITKVIPMPADLNEDDLESQIELEAVNYIPYPIEEVNLDFEVMGPMPGNSEMVQVLLAASRSENVEVRASALELGGLTAKVIDVEAFAIENAYALMAGSLNVPRDGLAALVDVGATMTTLNVLRGGRSIYTRENVFGGKQLTDEVMRRYSLSYEEAGLAKRQGGLPESYEIEVLDPFKEAMVQQVSRLLQFFYAGSEFNRVDNVVLAGGCASIPGIAAMVEEQLGIPTVVANPLAQMTLGPRVQAHALAQDAPALMIACGLALRSFD; translated from the coding sequence GTGGGTCTGGTGACGAAAACACAACCGCCGTTGATCGGCGTGGATATCAGCTCGACTGCGGTCAAGCTGCTTCAGCTTGCCCGTACCGGTGACCGTTACCGGGTCGAGCACTACGCCGTGGAACCGCTGCCGCCGAATGCGGTGGTGGAAAAGAACCTGGTCGAAGTCGAGGCTGTCGGCGAGGCGATCCGCCGCGCCGTGGCGCGCTCGGGCTCGCGGATCAAGCATGCCGCCGCCGCGGTCTCCGGTTCCTCGGTGATCACCAAGGTGATCCCGATGCCGGCCGATCTCAACGAGGACGATCTGGAATCCCAGATCGAACTCGAGGCGGTCAACTACATCCCGTACCCGATCGAGGAAGTGAACCTCGACTTCGAGGTGATGGGGCCGATGCCCGGCAACAGCGAGATGGTGCAGGTGCTGCTGGCGGCTTCGCGCTCGGAGAATGTCGAGGTTCGCGCCTCCGCGCTGGAATTGGGCGGGCTCACCGCCAAGGTGATCGATGTCGAAGCCTTCGCCATCGAGAATGCCTACGCCCTGATGGCGGGCAGCCTGAACGTGCCGCGGGATGGCCTGGCCGCGCTGGTCGATGTCGGTGCCACCATGACCACGCTGAACGTGCTTCGCGGCGGTCGCAGCATCTACACGCGCGAGAACGTGTTCGGCGGCAAGCAACTCACCGACGAGGTGATGCGCCGCTACAGCCTGAGCTACGAAGAAGCAGGCTTGGCCAAGCGCCAGGGCGGGCTGCCGGAAAGCTACGAGATCGAGGTCCTGGATCCGTTCAAGGAAGCCATGGTCCAGCAGGTCAGCCGACTGCTGCAGTTCTTCTACGCCGGCAGCGAGTTCAACCGGGTGGACAACGTGGTCCTGGCTGGCGGTTGCGCGTCCATTCCCGGCATCGCCGCGATGGTCGAGGAACAACTCGGGATCCCGACGGTGGTCGCCAATCCGCTGGCGCAGATGACCCTCGGCCCGCGCGTGCAGGCGCATGCGCTGGCGCAGGATGCCCCGGCGCTGATGATCGCCTGCGGGCTCGCACTGAGGAGCTTCGACTGA
- a CDS encoding type 4a pilus biogenesis protein PilO encodes MSTNKKINLKELDINNIGGWPRQAQMGFCVILALIIILLGWWLFVRGKQAELEKLEGQETELRTEFENKQGRASNLEPLKQQLAQMEQQLQQMLRQLPSKTEMPDLIVDISQTALATGIQNELFQPAGETKKEFYAEKPIALRMVGTYHQFGAFVSGVASLPRVVIMTMHDISLQPKDVKTNPNARIGPNSPLELAGTVKTYRYLDEDETAAPAAAAPAPAATPAKGGV; translated from the coding sequence GTGAGCACCAACAAGAAAATCAACCTGAAAGAACTGGACATCAACAACATCGGTGGCTGGCCTCGCCAAGCACAGATGGGGTTCTGCGTGATTCTGGCCTTGATCATCATCCTGTTGGGATGGTGGTTGTTCGTTCGCGGCAAGCAGGCCGAGCTCGAGAAGCTGGAAGGCCAGGAAACCGAGCTGCGTACCGAATTCGAGAACAAGCAGGGACGGGCCTCCAATCTGGAGCCGCTCAAACAGCAACTGGCGCAGATGGAGCAGCAGCTGCAACAGATGCTGCGCCAGCTGCCCAGCAAGACCGAGATGCCGGATCTGATCGTGGACATCTCGCAGACTGCCTTGGCGACGGGCATCCAGAACGAGCTGTTCCAGCCCGCTGGCGAGACCAAGAAGGAGTTTTACGCCGAGAAGCCGATCGCACTTCGCATGGTGGGGACTTATCACCAGTTCGGTGCCTTTGTCAGCGGCGTCGCTTCGCTGCCGCGTGTGGTCATCATGACCATGCATGACATCTCGCTGCAGCCCAAAGACGTCAAGACCAACCCGAATGCCCGGATCGGGCCTAACAGTCCGCTTGAGCTGGCAGGAACCGTGAAGACGTACCGATACCTCGACGAAGACGAGACAGCCGCGCCTGCAGCGGCAGCGCCCGCGCCGGCAGCGACGCCCGCCAAGGGAGGGGTCTGA